A segment of the Diachasmimorpha longicaudata isolate KC_UGA_2023 chromosome 5, iyDiaLong2, whole genome shotgun sequence genome:
ggagaaaattgtttatatACACAGAATTGGCGCATTCGCTCATTTACACATGGTACAATTAGTGAAATTTAAGTACTAACACAGTAATATTTTCAGGAATGTGGGAAAATTtcacattaaaattattgcttTAGCCCGATTGAATTCTACgataattttgttaaaaaaattcaaccttAAAAATGGTTTTTGTTCTTCATTTGTCTTCATTCTCTTTCATCCaagagagttttttttttgaaattacaaatatttttctaattcttTTCAGATTACTGGAAGgccaaaattgaagaaaatatttcttggCTTGAATCCGAAGCACAATACCGTCTAATCTCTCCATGAACCATTAATCTCTCGTATCTCTGCACGCAatatatttcaaatgaaaatttatacaAGAATCACAACGGTGCTTTTTCAAATATatctcaatattttcaattcaatcatTTCAAAACATGTTCCCATATAATCTTCAATCATCACTACAATTTAAATAAACGTACATTTAAGTCATGGGCAAGTAGAATTGTCCTAAGCTACCACCTAACGCCTAtcttataattataaaaaaaatactaattaCAGTTCTCTTTTATATCTTTTGTGAAGAATTACACCACGAGTactgaaaaaatcatgaaaaataataacaaaggaTCAACCGAGTCACGGACCAATTGTCCTGAGCAATAAACTTCCCACTTAAAACTTAATCCATTAGTGAATTAATAAAACGATTCAATTTCATGCAACATATTtgcataattatgaaaatgccTCGTTAACAAGGAACTGCTAGAGGAACAGACGTTATCGACAGACGTTTtccattaataaattttccttgttTTAATGAAAACTTTTAAAACGTTTTACTCTAAAGCCAGCTATTcttgaaataattgataaattaacaaCGATTGCAGATTTCTGAGCGAAAACAGGTggaattcaaattttgccAAACGATCTTTGTTCATTCTACGATTATCCaaatattgacaaaataaattttgaatttctgtgaaaatttaaataagaTGTAGAGTGAAAGAGACCATTCTGCAGTGTGTTTCCTAGTAGAAATTATTCTACCTCATGAAACAGATTTTATCCTCCATCTCTAACTTGACACGATGATAAGGCTTGACTTGATCTTCTTTACCAGTTTATAACTGAGTTAAGCCCAATTTATCTCGTGCAACATGAAAATTCTCGAGAAATAAACACCGATAATTTGGATATTACACGGGATACTCGAAGAAATATCAAtttcaatcattaaaaaatgtcccAATGAATGAAAGAGGAATCTCAATTCATATGCACTAGTTCCCCAAATAATGAATGACATATACAACAAAAATCTCACAAGAATAATTTCCGAATCGAAAATTTCATCTGAGCAATTGCTACAATGAACGtcgaatgaaattaaaaattcattacaaaATCCCAGAGTCTTCTGTAcatttttgagatattataAACTCAATCAGTTCAATCTACcaaatgataataatgataacTGACAATGTTTGTCATTAATTGTTCCCACAAAATTAACTTTTAACAACGTGatccattattattatattggtAATGAATATTGAGTTTGAAATTAACTAGCGACCACAAGAGACGTTCAAAAATCATCCTTGACTCTTCAACTTGAAGCACCAACTGTCATTAcataaaattacgaaattcccTGATTTCGCCTGAGGAATGTTTCATTGAGGATTTACACTCCTCAATTTGAGTCTCCAATTTGCccgtatttttctttttcttagtttttttatattaaaaataaattctgtacATGGACAATGATGGTCCTGTGGGATTCGGGCTTTATCGTTATCCTCGTTTAAACTTTAAAACCAGCATGCTTATCGTTAGAAACACAGCGATCCAGATAATGGTCGATATAAAACCATTGTATACATCTGGTTCGTTTATGGTCCAACCCCGAGTGAGCATCGATCGGAGGGAGGTTGTTGCCATTGTTAGGGGAAGACCTTGGGAAATATAGCGGAGGGCCGTGGGCATCCCTTCCACTGGCCAGATGACACCTGAaagattattcaattaattggtTCCCTAATATCATTCCTATTTTTGGTACTCTTAATTTCTTTCTCTACCAAATATGTAGGACTAGATTAAGGAGGTAGTTTGGAAATCGTCTAATTTCTCAATGTCTTTGCATATTTTTGCAGCCTGCTAATTACTATTTCTTCAAagtcaataattataaaaaatgacgaCTGATAAGAAGTCGTATTGATAAAGTTCTGCATTAAAtgaacaaatgattttttgcatACCGCTAAGCAAAAGTGTAGGATAAAAGCTCCCCAAAGCGAGCTGAATGGCATTCCTCTCGAGTTCGCAGATAGCAGATATGACAAATCCTGCAACGAAAAAgacaaagaaattaatttatgccATCATTTTTACGAACAGCCACGAATTTCATTTCATGGGGACTTTGCACAAGGGACTTTTGCACTTCAGGCAATTGCACTTTTTTGTTTCTCAGTGGAACGATTCCCTCTGCGTctacaaaaaaatccataatgtTTCAGCAAAATTCCGTGAATGTATAAAAAAACTGCATTTGGCTTCTGAATTTAATGGCAATAATGAAAGGTCTAATGTCGTTTTTTTCATCCGTTTTTTGCTGAACTTTATAGgtgtaataatttaatatgaaaGAGAGGGATTATTACCGAAGCACATGCCGCAAAGGCCCTGGAGAATAGTGAGCAGAATGACCCAACCGATGTCACCATTGCACTGGACCCCAAAGACCAGAATCATAAAGATGAGCACCAGAGCTGTCTGACCGCACATGACAATAAATTGGGTAATTACGTGGGAGAAGAGAATTTCTCCTGGCGAAACACCTGCCACCCAACTTCTGTCCAGTAAACCCTCCATTCGTTCAATGATCAGAGCAGAAGAGGTGAGAGCAACGGCTAAGAAGAACACGATTCTGAAATACCAAAGTTGCATTAATCACATTTTCAGTTATCAGCAAATAATATTACTTTTCCTCGATAACATTCATCTTTGATGAAGATCTCGAAATCTATTGAAAATAGCCTACTTACGTTAGAATAACACCAGGCGCAACGAAGTCTGTGAAGCTAGGATCATTAGAGCCATAGATGGGCTTCAAAAACTGTATCGGCACATCAGCAAGTGCAGTATTTTGTTCACAAGCACCTAAAAGATCCTTGGCAAAATCTCTGTAGCTATACTGCAAATCTCTAGCCAACATTAGACCGATCTGTTGGTTGGACATATCGAGCCAAACCTTGATTTCACTCTGTTCTAACGTTTCCTCATCGGCATCTCTTCCTAAAATCATTCTAGCGGACAAAGCGTCCgtaaaattttctgtaaaataGAGAGTTCCCCACGCCCTTCCTCTCTCCACTGCATTCAGAGCCTCATCTTTTGTCCGGAAATACTCGGTTTCCATTGTTTCACCGtccaaaaaattgagatatcGACAGCTAAGATGGGTGAAACTACAATTTGAGTACACTGGACAATACTTTGTATCCCAATCCATCTCATGATTGACTATTGCGAGTTTTAAACCAGTTGGATCTCTTCCGATAGCCAGACAGAAGAGAATGACTTGCATTACTGGTAAAGCGAATATGAATAACATCACCCCTACATTCCTCCACATTCTGAGGAAGTTCTTTTGAAGGAGTGCCTTTATTTTTCCTGTGCTAGTGATATCAGCGAGACATCCCGGAAAGTTGCAGTCATCGCACTCGACTGTCGCGGTCTCTCTGACTCCTGGGAGCGGCTTGCCATTCAACTACCGgaagagaaaatgaaatagTCAATATTACTGTGATAACATTTCAAGACGGAAAGGGCTCAATGTGAGAAATCTCagttttttacgattttaacTTTCGAACGCAACTTTTGAAGTTGTTgattattcacaatttttaattttccttaGAAGCCCAGAAACCAATGGGAAACAAGTTATATTCTTTGGTTATAAGAAggtaatgtttaaaaaaatatcaatagttttccaaatttaatttagatgCAATCAATCATGcattaattggaaaatttggcaATTGAACGTATTCAAAATCAACGTATCCGGCCGGTAGAATACCGACCTGAGGGTAGAGCTACGTTAAGTGAGTTACATTTCCTTTGTATGTCAACATTGGCTTTTTAAAGTACATAATTTTTGTAACATTTGAACTTACGTCATAATGACTGCCAATACCATTTGTTGTGTCATGGATGAGGACTTCTTTGCTCTGATGGAAGTTGAGGCCGACAACGCCAGACTCTTCTGTAACGTAAACCGGCTCGTCCTTCTTTCCCCAGTTCAATGATGCCTATTATATAATCAATTacgtaaaattaatgaaaattcttcgAGTTATATCAACGATTgcgttaaatattaattagtcAATGCTCTCTCTCAAtgtgaatttattcaaataatttattacctCGTTCTCCGGCGCGGACTTCAAAGCCGCAATTagtttaaacattaattaattaattaatcacctagttttatttttatgtttatcGTAAAAACGATTAATTACCTCGGTTTCTTGGTTTGGCttcaaaatcaataattcatctATTAAAAGTCGAACTTTATTCACGtaatggtgatgatgatgattttcaaaattgattttaaaattaatttctaaaacTTCGACATCACGTCAAACAAATGAGacgataatattttattgctcattcatggaaatttattgaaagaaCGCCTAGTGTTCATTAAATATTAGCTCGATCATTGTGTGATGAATGGAAAACTTTGGAGaataacaacaataaaaaaacttaCCAAACTAATATTATTCGAAATATTGAACTCTGTATTAGGTTGATTATTAGTCTGTTTCCTTGACAATTTCAAGAACACTTCCTCAAGAGATGGACAATTATACATCGTCAGAAGTGCCCTAGGTGACTCCTCGGCAAGTAATCTTCCACTTCTCATGAGTCCAATCTGCATAACCGAGCGGGATTCGATAAATTAATCACAACGGACCCATTTTTTTAGAGCAACGCACAAGCAATTGCAAAgacaaacattaatttttatctatttatcTTTATCAAGTTTAACTCAATAGAGAAAGAGAATAGACGTGAAAAAAACGGACATGAGAATTGCTgtacatttttcaattggatAGCAATGGTGTATGTAATAATTGGCTACCGTATGCGCTTGTCTCGCTTCCTCGATATAATGAGTTGTAATGATGACAGTTTTGTTTCCGTCCTTCGTAATTTGTACCAAATGATTCCAGATactgaaatgaaataattaaacaaagtATAAAGTCAGAGTAAtgaacagaattttttatttaaaagaaaACTGATTAAAAACTTCGCCTTTAACAGGCCGTTGGTCGCGCTATGAGCGCAGCTTCGgcgattttctcattttcggTGTAGACGTTCGTAATATTCGCGCGACCAGCAGAGTGTTaacaaaattgatagaaaagaAAACAGGTCTTTCATTGGCTTCCAGTTGTAAACACTTGTAAAGTGTGGCGCgttgtaaaattatttataaaaatttgataTCAATTCTGAAATGTCAGTAATTCTTCagacaaatgaaaattagtaATTTATCGCCATAAACATATTTAATGGCATATAAAAGATTGTTGGCCTCAACTATGTATATTCAACTCAACACCAAAAATTCATTACAActttattaattgaattgcACTAAGTTACGAGTTGTAAGTGCTCAAGGCATTCCTCTTCAAATATAAGTTCCATTCTGGAATACACGATAAAGTAATTTCCAAGATTGCACAATCACTTGACTATTGTTAAAATGTGTCGGGTGTTTAATAACATGTTATGATGGAGCCGGAAGTGATTGTACTTGCATTGACATTTCAGTTTAAAGTCTGAAAAGTTGGAGAGcgataaattttgaatgaatattaaatttattcaattttattgaataattttacgtCGACTCATATTCgctagaataaaatatttcttctttcatctaaaaatatatattttttgattggacaacaaaaaaaaagctctTTGAGGAAAATTCTGTAAATGCAAAGGTTATCTATAAAAACGTTTATATGTAAGATGTATTATAATTATATCTGAAAATAAGTGATGTCATGATTTTTTCGATAATGTCATCTCTTTTGGAAGCGAATAGTCATCGCTCTCGGCGAGCTTGTTAAGTTAATTCGAGGAACAACATATATcaatcataaattattcacgaGTTATTCGCttgagaatgtttttttctcccgTTTTTGCAAAGATTTCTGCACTGGTACCTGCCTTGTACTTTGAACTGTAGTATAATAGCTGTATCGTTGAGATCGAATGTTGATTGACAACCATTTACCCGAGGCCTATTCATTTTCAAGTCTAAGCGATTGCTGGTAGAATGCAAAAATTTGACTCTCattgcaataattattacTACTATTATTTTTGTACATACCTCTGTCTGAGAAGGGGATCCACACCAACGGTGGGCTCATCGAGAATGAGAAGCTCTGGATCGTGCATGAGGGCCACAGCAAAGGATACTCGTCTTTGTTGTCCTCCACTGAATCATAAATAAGGAGaaacattgaataaaattttaaaatttaggaatttttcatcacaaaATCATAACCTTTGTgaaaatatatgtataaatatacaattgaataatttcttaATGACATTATATTTTAGAATAAATCCGAAAAGACTAGAATTTCAGAGAAATGTGATATAAAATGAGCTCATTATATTAATTGGAAACCACGAGATACATAAAAATCTTCGattctttggaaaattgtagaataaatagtaaattgttctttgcTGACCAATTTACGCCTCGTcatgattaattgaataatttttcaagttcgTGAGTGATACAAATGTGTTTGGTATTGTTATTGAATTGATTTAGTTACCTGAGATTTTTAACCATTCTGTTCTGTGAAGGCAGAtccaaaaattgtaataaaaacCTCAACCTCTCGACGATCTCAGGTGTCTCCATTCCAAAAATCCATCCAAAATACATCATGGTCTCTCGAATAGTAAATTCGCCATAAAGGGCAATTTCCTGTGGCATATACCCTACCCTTTTCCCAGGGACTCCAGAGCCCTTGGTGCCGGGCTTACCCCCAAGCACCCAAATTTCACCAGAATTGAGTCGTCTTCGTCCCACCAAACATGACAACAGAGTGGTTTTTCCGCAGCCGCTAGCACCGAGAAGACCGTATCtaaatgacaaaatattttcatcatcgATACGTCATTGATTCGAGGCTGCACGCCTATGCATGCACTAATATACGTTATTATTATGGTTTATGTAATGGCACAACCTGTCAGATTCAATTATTAGTATTTTTTCTTCCCTAAAGGAACATTTGGAATCGTAATTTTCCCTTCAATTTACTCATTATTTCtgagcataaaaaaaattaaaaaattagaatcTAAGTTCCAATCAATCCTCCAAATATTCACAAGCAGTGTGTCCGATCGGTAAAATACAGACCTGCAGGTACAGCTACGTTAGGGGAccagaaataaattatcattggGTTTGGATGTGAGTAGATGCTTCTTTGACAATTCTCACTCGACATTAATGTAAAGAACAGGAagtaaaaaaaggggaaactGCGGATATATATCTCACACCGTCTGACACACTTTCGCAGTGACTCTGCACCCACTATTTCCTAGTAAGAGgttaccataaaaaaaatgtttcaggTCTCACATTGATCCTTTGGCGACTGTCATGCTGAGATTCTGTAGTACGTGATTTGGATTTTTGCTACTACCATATGTTTTAAATGCATGTCGCACACTGACAGCCTGCTGACGATTCCAGGCGGCATTGTTTAAACCAGGGGTAGCTAACACTGTGCTCTGACTTATTATATTGTTCTCCATTATGGTTTCTGGATTTTGCATTGTGCTAATTGAGTTGGAGTTGGCTGTACCGACTCCTAGAGTGTCACTGGAAACATAAGAATAAAATGAACACATTAGTAAATTCTATCTAACCATAGATTGGTCATTAAATGGGTTTGGGGAATTACAAGGGAACATCATGTCTGGGTAAACACATTAAGTGAGACAAAAATAGAGAAGATTTAACGAAATATATATTGTTGACCGCATATTCTTTCGTATCAAAATAGAATTCtattatttcaatgttttaattcttcatttccACAGTGGGTAAATATAGGATGTATTCAAACCCTCATGTAATCGAAACATGAAGTTCATGTTTGGAGCCCTCACAATCAACGATTGCAGcatacagtaatttttatcggaccttCGTTTTCATTCAGGAATATTTCTCCTTGAGTGGAAGAATTTTCCAACTTTCtcagtaaatttttgaaaaaacttACAAACCTTTAgcaaaaatttagaaaagtGGACGTAcgacaatgaaaatttgtgaGTCATTGAATAATAACAAAATCTAAAAAcagcatatttttttcatatcccTCTGCTTCATGGTTTCGcagaaattaacaaaaaaacatgaaaaattagaaGATATCGGAACTCCTTATGACCAGCGAAATATTTTACGTTTTTCCCCAAATgacagagatgaaaaaaaacaactctTTTTCAATTCTAATCATTCTCTTCCTAATGACGGAAATAATTCCCCAATAAATCGCCACCGAGTCCCATTActgcagaaaaataatttcgtcTCGAATCCATTGAAACAGCAATGGAATTTCTCTGCAATGTCCAGCGAAGCAGAATGACCTCCTCCTCACTTCTATTTCTCTCAATTAATTACCACTTGCTGTTCATTGCTACTCGCCCTCTCCCCTTCTCGAGGAATTTAGACGCATAATTGGTCCACAATCATGTGCCAGTATATGTTTTACCCCTTTCATTTGCTCGCCCCTCATCGCAATATACTAAATAAACCGTACCTTAACGGTGTGGTTTATAATTCACTGGAAGAAGTTATTGCCCAATGGAAACTGCTGAACGTCAGCGAAAAGAAAGCCGTGGTCCCTTACGTAACAAAACAGCCAGTATCTCAACAGGTCTCTGCTGATGCTTTTCG
Coding sequences within it:
- the LOC135162770 gene encoding ABC transporter G family member 20 isoform X1, with protein sequence MTTKDDPQAERIRKMFSWSSGLTSDTLGVGTANSNSISTMQNPETIMENNIISQSTVLATPGLNNAAWNRQQAVSVRHAFKTYGSSKNPNHVLQNLSMTVAKGSIYGLLGASGCGKTTLLSCLVGRRRLNSGEIWVLGGKPGTKGSGVPGKRVGYMPQEIALYGEFTIRETMMYFGWIFGMETPEIVERLRFLLQFLDLPSQNRMVKNLSGGQQRRVSFAVALMHDPELLILDEPTVGVDPLLRQSIWNHLVQITKDGNKTVIITTHYIEEARQAHTIGLMRSGRLLAEESPRALLTMYNCPSLEEVFLKLSRKQTNNQPNTEFNISNNISLPNQETESAPENEASLNWGKKDEPVYVTEESGVVGLNFHQSKEVLIHDTTNGIGSHYDLNGKPLPGVRETATVECDDCNFPGCLADITSTGKIKALLQKNFLRMWRNVGVMLFIFALPVMQVILFCLAIGRDPTGLKLAIVNHEMDWDTKYCPVYSNCSFTHLSCRYLNFLDGETMETEYFRTKDEALNAVERGRAWGTLYFTENFTDALSARMILGRDADEETLEQSEIKVWLDMSNQQIGLMLARDLQYSYRDFAKDLLGACEQNTALADVPIQFLKPIYGSNDPSFTDFVAPGVILTIVFFLAVALTSSALIIERMEGLLDRSWVAGVSPGEILFSHVITQFIVMCGQTALVLIFMILVFGVQCNGDIGWVILLTILQGLCGMCFGFVISAICELERNAIQLALGSFYPTLLLSGVIWPVEGMPTALRYISQGLPLTMATTSLRSMLTRGWTINEPDVYNGFISTIIWIAVFLTISMLVLKFKRG
- the LOC135162770 gene encoding ABC transporter G family member 20 isoform X4 gives rise to the protein MQNPETIMENNIISQSTVLATPGLNNAAWNRQQAVSVRHAFKTYGSSKNPNHVLQNLSMTVAKGSIYGLLGASGCGKTTLLSCLVGRRRLNSGEIWVLGGKPGTKGSGVPGKRVGYMPQEIALYGEFTIRETMMYFGWIFGMETPEIVERLRFLLQFLDLPSQNRMVKNLSGGQQRRVSFAVALMHDPELLILDEPTVGVDPLLRQSIWNHLVQITKDGNKTVIITTHYIEEARQAHTIGLMRSGRLLAEESPRALLTMYNCPSLEEVFLKLSRKQTNNQPNTEFNISNNISLPNQETESAPENEASLNWGKKDEPVYVTEESGVVGLNFHQSKEVLIHDTTNGIGSHYDLNGKPLPGVRETATVECDDCNFPGCLADITSTGKIKALLQKNFLRMWRNVGVMLFIFALPVMQVILFCLAIGRDPTGLKLAIVNHEMDWDTKYCPVYSNCSFTHLSCRYLNFLDGETMETEYFRTKDEALNAVERGRAWGTLYFTENFTDALSARMILGRDADEETLEQSEIKVWLDMSNQQIGLMLARDLQYSYRDFAKDLLGACEQNTALADVPIQFLKPIYGSNDPSFTDFVAPGVILTIVFFLAVALTSSALIIERMEGLLDRSWVAGVSPGEILFSHVITQFIVMCGQTALVLIFMILVFGVQCNGDIGWVILLTILQGLCGMCFGFVISAICELERNAIQLALGSFYPTLLLSGVIWPVEGMPTALRYISQGLPLTMATTSLRSMLTRGWTINEPDVYNGFISTIIWIAVFLTISMLVLKFKRG
- the LOC135162770 gene encoding ABC transporter G family member 20 isoform X2; the encoded protein is MTTKDDPQAERIRKMFSWSSGLTSDTLGVGTANSNSISTMQNPETIMENNIISQSTVLATPGLNNAAWNRQQAVSVRHAFKTYGSSKNPNHVLQNLSMTVAKGSIYGLLGASGCGKTTLLSCLVGRRRLNSGEIWVLGGKPGTKGSGVPGKRVGYMPQEIALYGEFTIRETMMYFGWIFGMETPEIVERLRFLLQFLDLPSQNRMVKNLSGGQQRRVSFAVALMHDPELLILDEPTVGVDPLLRQSIWNHLVQITKDGNKTVIITTHYIEEARQAHTIGLMRSGRLLAEESPRALLTMYNCPSLEEVFLKLSRKQTNNQPNTEFNISNNISLASLNWGKKDEPVYVTEESGVVGLNFHQSKEVLIHDTTNGIGSHYDLNGKPLPGVRETATVECDDCNFPGCLADITSTGKIKALLQKNFLRMWRNVGVMLFIFALPVMQVILFCLAIGRDPTGLKLAIVNHEMDWDTKYCPVYSNCSFTHLSCRYLNFLDGETMETEYFRTKDEALNAVERGRAWGTLYFTENFTDALSARMILGRDADEETLEQSEIKVWLDMSNQQIGLMLARDLQYSYRDFAKDLLGACEQNTALADVPIQFLKPIYGSNDPSFTDFVAPGVILTIVFFLAVALTSSALIIERMEGLLDRSWVAGVSPGEILFSHVITQFIVMCGQTALVLIFMILVFGVQCNGDIGWVILLTILQGLCGMCFGFVISAICELERNAIQLALGSFYPTLLLSGVIWPVEGMPTALRYISQGLPLTMATTSLRSMLTRGWTINEPDVYNGFISTIIWIAVFLTISMLVLKFKRG
- the LOC135162770 gene encoding ABC transporter G family member 20 isoform X3 yields the protein MTAVAPTSDTLGVGTANSNSISTMQNPETIMENNIISQSTVLATPGLNNAAWNRQQAVSVRHAFKTYGSSKNPNHVLQNLSMTVAKGSIYGLLGASGCGKTTLLSCLVGRRRLNSGEIWVLGGKPGTKGSGVPGKRVGYMPQEIALYGEFTIRETMMYFGWIFGMETPEIVERLRFLLQFLDLPSQNRMVKNLSGGQQRRVSFAVALMHDPELLILDEPTVGVDPLLRQSIWNHLVQITKDGNKTVIITTHYIEEARQAHTIGLMRSGRLLAEESPRALLTMYNCPSLEEVFLKLSRKQTNNQPNTEFNISNNISLPNQETESAPENEASLNWGKKDEPVYVTEESGVVGLNFHQSKEVLIHDTTNGIGSHYDLNGKPLPGVRETATVECDDCNFPGCLADITSTGKIKALLQKNFLRMWRNVGVMLFIFALPVMQVILFCLAIGRDPTGLKLAIVNHEMDWDTKYCPVYSNCSFTHLSCRYLNFLDGETMETEYFRTKDEALNAVERGRAWGTLYFTENFTDALSARMILGRDADEETLEQSEIKVWLDMSNQQIGLMLARDLQYSYRDFAKDLLGACEQNTALADVPIQFLKPIYGSNDPSFTDFVAPGVILTIVFFLAVALTSSALIIERMEGLLDRSWVAGVSPGEILFSHVITQFIVMCGQTALVLIFMILVFGVQCNGDIGWVILLTILQGLCGMCFGFVISAICELERNAIQLALGSFYPTLLLSGVIWPVEGMPTALRYISQGLPLTMATTSLRSMLTRGWTINEPDVYNGFISTIIWIAVFLTISMLVLKFKRG